From the genome of Sandaracinaceae bacterium, one region includes:
- a CDS encoding TetR family transcriptional regulator, producing MPKRRTPLTRDQVLESALSLVDRDGVDRLTMRALSAELGVSAMAVYWHFDNKAALVAELVDYVVGQYDVHPGQGGTLRDRARKTFRTMYQGLNDHPGILPLIGQPETRGQVSLSVMTELLAQLAAEGHSARRAQEAYHLLMSFTLGAITMSHADGTPTRAQRVFESNLERALDVALSASG from the coding sequence ATGCCGAAGAGACGCACGCCGCTCACTCGCGACCAGGTGCTGGAGAGCGCCCTGTCGCTCGTGGACCGCGACGGCGTAGACCGGCTGACGATGCGCGCGCTCTCGGCCGAGCTGGGCGTCTCGGCGATGGCCGTCTATTGGCACTTCGACAACAAGGCGGCGCTCGTCGCCGAGCTGGTGGACTACGTCGTCGGCCAGTACGACGTGCATCCTGGTCAGGGGGGCACCCTGCGCGACCGCGCACGCAAGACGTTCCGCACCATGTACCAAGGGCTGAACGACCACCCCGGGATCCTTCCCTTGATCGGCCAGCCCGAGACGCGCGGCCAGGTATCGCTCAGCGTCATGACCGAACTGCTCGCGCAGCTGGCCGCGGAGGGTCACAGCGCCCGGCGCGCCCAGGAGGCCTACCACCTGCTCATGAGCTTCACGCTCGGTGCCATCACCATGAGCCACGCGGACGGGACACCGACGCGTGCGCAGCGGGTGTTCGAGAGCAACCTGGAGCGAGCGCTCGATGTGGCGCTCAGCGCGAGCGGGTAG
- a CDS encoding OmpA family protein has protein sequence MLRRFALAALMLSFAAPSLASAQSSRLQTGGMNIEMFRPAIDSRGHLTVNGTDILPENRLSFGLVLDAGFNLLQFSGAVNARLEDGGTTDHIVDQAITGTILVNFGIANWAVVGLQLPIQIINGEAVHIHPYYGWSDTDPASTTIRALRYQGLGDLSIHGKLRILRAERDPVGLAAIVRVGLPTGNDRRFAGAPGVSLWPSVVMEARTRPDQAFNGISRIRFSLEFGYRAVFGTGATFPIYGETQLTMGNNGTLSPLVETGTLLQVDDVMTFGAGASFRLARTFDLVTEVYGTQIADSIGTRGALSLEALLGFKLFVQDHSYLMFGAGAGIPTNPDGRGYQAAQWRAMLAFIYEPPIGDRDGDGIMDDIDDCPNDPEDFDHFLDEDGCPELDNDNDGIPDDLDDCPLIPEDMDGDHDDDGCPEGNDSDRDGDGIPDDVDQCPDQAEDRDGFQDEDGCPELDNDEDGIPDTEDLCRDTPEDIDAFEDEDGCPEPDNDHDRILDADDECPDEPETYNGTNDQDGCPDEGSVIFDDNSLIILDKIYFETNSAQILSRSNAILDAVAATLLGNPQIRLIEVQGHADERGNDEHNLRLTQDRAASVVEALVQRNVPRDRLRSAGYGELCPVNPAHNRAAYEENRRVEFKVIETDEGPTGVQVACDAAANLRQ, from the coding sequence ATGTTGCGCCGTTTCGCACTCGCCGCCTTGATGCTGTCCTTCGCGGCCCCCTCGCTCGCTTCGGCGCAGTCCAGCCGCCTGCAAACCGGCGGCATGAACATCGAGATGTTCCGCCCTGCCATCGACTCGCGCGGGCACCTCACGGTGAACGGCACCGACATCCTCCCCGAGAACCGCTTGAGCTTCGGGCTGGTGCTGGACGCGGGCTTCAACTTGCTCCAGTTCAGCGGCGCGGTGAACGCCAGGCTCGAGGATGGCGGCACGACGGACCACATCGTCGACCAAGCCATCACCGGCACCATCCTGGTCAACTTCGGGATCGCGAACTGGGCGGTGGTGGGTCTCCAGCTGCCGATCCAGATCATCAACGGTGAGGCCGTGCACATTCACCCCTACTACGGGTGGAGCGACACGGACCCGGCCTCCACGACCATCCGCGCGTTGCGTTACCAGGGGCTCGGCGATCTGTCCATCCACGGCAAGCTGCGCATCCTGCGCGCGGAGCGTGACCCCGTGGGCCTCGCGGCGATCGTGCGCGTCGGCCTCCCGACGGGCAACGACCGCCGCTTCGCGGGCGCCCCGGGCGTGTCTCTCTGGCCGTCCGTGGTGATGGAGGCCCGCACCCGGCCGGACCAAGCCTTCAACGGCATCTCCCGTATCCGGTTTTCGCTCGAGTTCGGGTACCGCGCGGTGTTCGGCACTGGCGCCACCTTCCCGATCTACGGCGAGACGCAGCTGACGATGGGCAACAACGGCACGCTGTCCCCCCTCGTCGAGACCGGCACGCTGCTGCAGGTGGACGACGTGATGACCTTCGGGGCGGGCGCCAGCTTCCGCCTCGCGCGCACCTTCGACCTGGTGACCGAGGTCTACGGCACGCAGATCGCCGACTCCATCGGCACGCGCGGCGCGCTCTCCCTCGAGGCGCTGTTGGGCTTCAAGCTCTTCGTGCAGGACCACAGCTACCTGATGTTCGGCGCGGGCGCGGGCATCCCGACCAACCCGGACGGCCGGGGCTATCAAGCCGCTCAGTGGCGCGCCATGCTGGCGTTCATCTACGAGCCGCCCATCGGCGACCGCGACGGTGACGGCATCATGGACGACATCGACGACTGTCCGAACGACCCGGAAGACTTCGATCACTTCCTGGACGAGGACGGCTGCCCCGAGCTCGACAACGACAACGACGGGATCCCCGACGATCTGGACGACTGCCCCCTCATCCCCGAGGACATGGACGGCGACCACGACGATGACGGTTGCCCGGAGGGCAACGACAGCGACCGTGATGGCGACGGTATCCCCGACGACGTCGATCAGTGCCCCGACCAGGCGGAGGACCGCGACGGCTTCCAGGACGAGGACGGTTGCCCCGAGCTGGACAACGACGAAGACGGCATCCCGGACACGGAAGACCTGTGCCGCGACACCCCCGAGGACATCGACGCGTTCGAGGACGAGGACGGTTGTCCCGAGCCCGACAACGACCATGACCGAATCCTCGACGCCGACGACGAGTGTCCGGACGAACCGGAGACGTACAACGGCACGAATGACCAGGACGGTTGCCCGGACGAGGGCTCGGTCATCTTCGACGACAACTCGCTGATCATCCTCGACAAGATCTACTTCGAGACGAACAGCGCGCAGATCTTGAGCCGCTCGAACGCGATCCTGGACGCCGTCGCCGCGACCCTGTTGGGCAACCCGCAGATCCGGCTGATCGAGGTGCAGGGCCACGCGGACGAGCGCGGCAACGACGAGCACAACCTGCGCTTGACGCAGGACCGAGCAGCGTCGGTCGTGGAGGCCCTCGTGCAGCGCAACGTCCCGCGCGACCGCCTGCGCAGCGCAGGGTATGGCGAGCTCTGCCCGGTGAACCCGGCTCACAACCGCGCTGCGTACGAGGAGAATCGCCGCGTCGAGTTCAAGGTCATCGAGACGGACGAGGGACCCACGGGCGTGCAGGTCGCCTGCGACGCGGCAGCGAACCTCCGCCAGTAG
- a CDS encoding HAMP domain-containing histidine kinase yields MPARPPSTETNLWLSASVLVGMLGVVTFVGDWSPRVDLALWVMGCIAFAALTWLVQMRTRSLHRLPSTLSATDKPLSWHECHDAAPLGAGLNDLQRLLAESLAREREMRASVEATDRDKSDFLQSVSHELRTPLNALLGFTDVLLEELDGPLTRSQREDLEHIRRAGTYLSNLFRDVIDLAAATSAQLTVAPRHVPLRPLIEEVVSEVDAARAGRSVNVRWYVDPELDTVWADPVRLQQILGNLAHNALKFTAAGNVDVTVRSAGAREIEIAVRDSGQGIERDRLQAIFAEFERATDEDPRIEGAGLGLAITRKLVDLHHGRVEVESEVGKGSLFRVFLPRGPEPAA; encoded by the coding sequence GTGCCCGCGCGTCCACCATCCACCGAGACGAACCTCTGGCTCAGCGCGTCGGTGCTCGTGGGGATGCTCGGGGTCGTGACCTTCGTCGGGGACTGGAGCCCGCGCGTGGACCTGGCGCTGTGGGTGATGGGCTGCATCGCGTTCGCGGCCTTGACCTGGCTGGTGCAGATGCGAACGCGGTCCCTGCATCGCCTCCCCAGCACGCTGAGCGCGACCGACAAGCCCCTCTCGTGGCACGAGTGCCATGACGCCGCGCCCCTCGGCGCGGGCCTGAACGACCTTCAGCGCCTGCTGGCCGAGAGCCTCGCGCGCGAACGTGAGATGCGCGCCTCGGTGGAGGCGACGGACCGGGACAAGTCGGACTTCCTGCAGTCGGTGAGCCACGAGCTGCGCACCCCCTTGAACGCGCTGCTCGGGTTCACGGACGTGTTGCTCGAAGAACTCGACGGACCGCTGACGCGCTCGCAGCGCGAGGACCTCGAGCACATCCGCCGGGCCGGGACGTACCTCAGCAACCTGTTCCGCGACGTCATCGACCTCGCCGCAGCCACCTCGGCCCAGCTGACGGTGGCTCCACGCCACGTTCCGCTGCGGCCGCTCATCGAGGAGGTGGTCAGCGAAGTGGACGCGGCGCGCGCGGGGCGCTCCGTCAACGTGCGGTGGTACGTGGACCCAGAGCTCGACACCGTCTGGGCCGACCCGGTGCGCCTTCAGCAGATCCTCGGCAACCTCGCGCACAACGCGCTCAAGTTCACCGCGGCGGGCAACGTCGACGTCACGGTGCGCTCGGCGGGCGCGCGGGAGATCGAGATCGCCGTGCGCGACTCGGGTCAGGGGATCGAGCGCGACCGCCTGCAGGCCATCTTCGCGGAGTTCGAGCGCGCCACCGACGAAGACCCGCGCATCGAAGGCGCGGGGCTCGGCCTGGCGATCACGCGCAAGCTCGTCGACCTTCACCACGGGCGCGTCGAGGTCGAGAGCGAGGTCGGCAAAGGCTCGTTGTTCCGCGTATTCCTGCCGCGTGGCCCGGAGCCGGCCGCATGA
- a CDS encoding site-2 protease family protein, whose translation MSRRPWGDGWPASLGLMAVTWYSVFYVGQMHEGAESLWGGYPFAVPLMSILLAHEFGHYIAARRHGVDISPPYFIPFPNFLGTMGAVISMRGRIRSRDALLDIGAAGPLAGMAVALPVLVVGVLESPIAPAPARGTLGPPDALGIPEFVGGFIQEGHSLLYDALILVLRGGIPDGYDIHLTGTALAGWAGFLVTMINLIPAGQLDGGHVAYAVFGARQDTYSRRVVAVLPWVALASSALLVLRGWWLHHGPVSMAGNVQAGLPWLVWWGFLRFITRGDNAQHPPTDDDQLSPVRRKVAWVTLLLFPLLFMPAWIRMQ comes from the coding sequence GTGAGCCGCCGACCGTGGGGAGACGGCTGGCCCGCCTCGCTCGGGCTCATGGCGGTCACATGGTACAGCGTCTTCTACGTGGGGCAGATGCACGAGGGTGCGGAGTCGCTCTGGGGCGGCTACCCCTTCGCAGTGCCGCTCATGTCCATCCTCCTGGCGCACGAGTTCGGCCACTACATCGCTGCGCGACGCCACGGGGTCGACATCTCCCCGCCGTACTTCATCCCCTTCCCCAACTTCCTCGGCACGATGGGCGCGGTCATCTCGATGCGCGGGCGCATTCGGTCCCGTGACGCGCTGCTCGACATCGGCGCGGCGGGCCCCTTGGCCGGGATGGCCGTCGCGCTCCCGGTGCTGGTGGTGGGCGTCCTCGAGAGCCCGATCGCGCCTGCTCCCGCGCGAGGCACGCTCGGCCCCCCGGACGCCCTGGGCATACCGGAGTTCGTCGGGGGCTTCATCCAAGAGGGGCACAGCCTGCTGTACGACGCGCTGATCCTGGTGCTGCGCGGGGGCATCCCGGACGGCTACGACATCCACCTGACCGGCACGGCGCTGGCGGGCTGGGCTGGGTTCCTGGTCACCATGATCAACCTCATCCCGGCGGGGCAGCTGGACGGCGGGCACGTCGCCTACGCCGTGTTCGGCGCGCGTCAGGACACGTACTCACGGCGCGTGGTGGCCGTCCTGCCGTGGGTCGCGCTGGCGTCGAGCGCGCTCCTGGTCCTGCGCGGCTGGTGGTTGCATCACGGCCCGGTGTCCATGGCCGGCAACGTGCAAGCGGGCTTGCCCTGGCTGGTGTGGTGGGGCTTCCTGCGGTTCATCACGCGAGGTGACAATGCCCAACACCCGCCGACGGACGACGATCAGCTTTCGCCAGTGCGACGCAAGGTGGCGTGGGTCACGCTGCTCTTGTTCCCGCTGCTGTTCATGCCCGCGTGGATACGCATGCAATAG
- a CDS encoding cytochrome P450 yields MPSPSHDLRRKATRLAVRSLARARGLSPESAIAWLPAPLRDRLAGLFPAPSTVGIDGFDAFAPETLANPYAFYDTLRRKAPVYRVPGADYYCVSTYDLVREVALDTQTYSSNLVAILLASGRKGAKTWQLPTGQGPVDVLAIEDPPVHTRHRKLATAALSSRFQKSLDDDIRAMVDELLAAALARGECEWMDDVANVVPMRIALRLVGFPEEDHRRVKFLCDHAVALLNGVNTPAQLAEHVDFGIELFAYVQRQFQRHVRAPGDDLTGSLVRATRGSGDDSLSEAEALSILLQILIAGSDSSASALGSCVARLAADAELQAALRAAPEGIPAFVEEMLRLEAPFQGHFRVTTRAVSLGGVQLPKGARLMLLWASANRDAARFEEPDALRPERPGLRQHMTFGYGAHLCLGAHLARREIQIALAQLLGSTSHIAPGPSPQRHRPSVFTRTLVNLPLTLTPSAPATDARPPTPAPEASPLRAVGEDAR; encoded by the coding sequence ATGCCCAGCCCGAGTCACGACCTCCGCCGCAAGGCCACGCGCCTCGCCGTCCGCTCGCTCGCCCGCGCCCGCGGGCTCTCGCCGGAGAGCGCGATCGCGTGGCTCCCAGCTCCGCTGCGCGACCGGCTGGCGGGGCTCTTCCCCGCTCCCAGTACCGTGGGCATCGACGGCTTCGACGCGTTCGCGCCCGAGACGCTGGCCAACCCGTACGCGTTCTACGACACACTTCGGAGGAAGGCGCCGGTCTATCGCGTCCCGGGCGCCGACTACTACTGCGTGAGCACCTACGACCTAGTGCGGGAGGTCGCCCTCGACACTCAGACCTACTCGTCGAACCTCGTCGCCATCCTGCTCGCCAGCGGACGCAAGGGCGCCAAGACCTGGCAGCTGCCCACCGGACAGGGGCCGGTCGACGTGCTCGCCATCGAGGACCCACCCGTGCACACGCGCCACCGCAAGCTCGCGACGGCGGCCCTCTCCTCGCGCTTCCAGAAGAGCCTGGACGACGACATCCGCGCGATGGTCGACGAGCTGCTGGCCGCCGCTCTCGCGCGCGGGGAGTGCGAGTGGATGGACGACGTGGCGAACGTGGTGCCCATGCGCATCGCCTTGCGATTGGTGGGCTTCCCAGAGGAGGACCACCGTCGCGTGAAGTTCCTGTGTGACCACGCCGTCGCGCTGCTGAACGGCGTGAACACGCCGGCGCAGCTCGCGGAGCACGTGGACTTCGGCATCGAGCTGTTCGCGTACGTGCAGCGGCAGTTCCAGCGCCACGTGCGCGCGCCCGGCGACGACCTCACGGGCAGCTTGGTGCGGGCCACGCGCGGCAGCGGTGACGACTCGCTGAGCGAGGCCGAGGCGCTTAGCATCTTGCTGCAGATCCTCATCGCGGGGAGCGACTCCTCGGCGAGCGCCCTCGGCAGCTGCGTCGCGCGTCTCGCGGCAGACGCGGAGCTCCAGGCGGCCCTACGCGCCGCGCCAGAAGGCATCCCGGCGTTCGTGGAGGAGATGCTGCGGCTCGAGGCGCCCTTCCAAGGACACTTTCGCGTCACGACGCGCGCGGTGTCGCTCGGCGGAGTGCAGCTCCCGAAGGGCGCGCGGCTGATGCTGCTGTGGGCCAGCGCCAACCGGGACGCTGCGCGCTTCGAGGAACCTGACGCGCTCCGTCCGGAGCGTCCCGGGCTGCGCCAACACATGACGTTCGGCTATGGAGCGCACCTGTGTCTGGGCGCGCACCTGGCGCGGCGCGAAATCCAGATCGCGCTCGCGCAGCTTCTCGGCAGCACGTCGCACATCGCCCCTGGGCCCTCTCCACAGCGGCACCGACCGAGCGTGTTCACCCGGACGCTCGTGAACCTCCCCCTCACGCTCACGCCCTCCGCTCCAGCGACCGACGCGCGGCCCCCCACGCCCGCGCCTGAGGCTTCCCCGCTGCGCGCGGTCGGCGAGGACGCGCGCTGA
- a CDS encoding Stp1/IreP family PP2C-type Ser/Thr phosphatase: MSGSDGLRFWPLTDVGRVRDHNEDSFLVDRKLNLFVVCDGMGGHAAGEVASSIAARVVRESLAEEQDLLLSYEQGNDTSRQAILELMEKASQRACSAVHQEGVRDESKRGMGTTLVALTIVGNRGFICHVGDSRIYLYRQGAVHQLTEDHSLINELLKRGRLTREQIGKMNYKNAVTRAVGVYESVDADVFDFDVLPGDRFLLCSDGLHDYLEESVLARMFDEIAEDELAQRLIQLANDGGGKDNITALVVRVPEDTSGVDKLAREVNLKLEMLHKMPLFRFVTYQELVRVVNITDVKTFAAGETVVTEGDEGEEMFLVLSGKVRIHTGETLIAHLGPGQHLGEMSLIDKAPRSASVTAEEESRLLIIGRRGFFDLVRKNHDIAVKLLWSFLGVLNQRLRTTSRELGEARDELHRTLTARASVAPPPVPPKAPSAPPGKPDSD; encoded by the coding sequence ATGTCCGGCAGCGATGGCCTCCGATTCTGGCCGCTCACAGACGTAGGCAGGGTCCGCGACCACAACGAGGACAGCTTCCTGGTGGATCGGAAGCTCAACCTCTTCGTCGTCTGTGACGGAATGGGCGGACACGCCGCGGGCGAAGTGGCGAGCTCCATCGCCGCGCGCGTCGTGCGCGAGTCGCTCGCCGAGGAGCAGGACCTCCTCCTCAGCTACGAGCAGGGCAACGACACCTCACGGCAGGCCATCCTCGAGTTGATGGAGAAGGCCAGCCAGCGCGCCTGCTCGGCGGTCCATCAAGAGGGTGTGCGCGACGAGAGCAAGCGCGGGATGGGCACCACGCTGGTGGCGCTCACCATCGTGGGCAACCGCGGGTTCATCTGCCACGTGGGCGACTCGCGCATCTACCTGTACCGTCAGGGGGCCGTTCATCAGCTCACCGAGGACCACTCGCTCATCAACGAGCTGCTCAAGCGCGGGCGCCTGACCCGCGAGCAGATCGGCAAGATGAACTACAAGAACGCGGTCACTCGGGCCGTGGGCGTGTACGAGAGCGTCGACGCCGACGTGTTCGACTTCGACGTTCTCCCGGGCGATAGGTTCCTGCTGTGCAGCGACGGCCTGCACGACTATCTCGAAGAGAGCGTGCTGGCGCGCATGTTCGACGAGATCGCCGAGGATGAACTGGCCCAGCGCCTGATTCAGCTCGCCAACGACGGTGGCGGCAAGGACAACATCACGGCCCTCGTGGTGCGTGTGCCCGAGGACACCAGCGGCGTCGACAAGCTGGCGCGCGAGGTGAACCTCAAGCTGGAGATGCTGCACAAGATGCCGCTCTTCCGCTTCGTCACGTACCAAGAGCTGGTGCGCGTCGTGAACATCACCGACGTGAAGACGTTCGCGGCGGGCGAGACGGTGGTCACCGAGGGGGACGAGGGCGAGGAGATGTTCCTCGTGTTGTCGGGCAAGGTGCGGATCCACACGGGCGAGACGCTCATCGCACACCTCGGGCCGGGGCAGCACCTGGGCGAGATGTCGCTGATCGACAAGGCGCCGCGCAGCGCGAGCGTCACCGCCGAGGAGGAGAGCCGCCTGCTCATCATCGGCCGCCGGGGGTTCTTCGATCTGGTGCGCAAGAACCACGACATTGCCGTCAAGCTCTTGTGGAGCTTCCTCGGCGTGCTCAACCAGCGCCTACGCACCACCAGCCGCGAGCTCGGTGAAGCCCGCGACGAGCTGCACCGCACCCTGACCGCACGCGCCAGCGTTGCACCCCCCCCCGTGCCCCCCAAGGCTCCCAGCGCGCCGCCGGGCAAGCCCGACTCGGACTGA
- a CDS encoding filamentous hemagglutinin N-terminal domain-containing protein: protein MASLTGPAFAVDESNGAVVGNTLYLSFGTLSLGATESLVIDGPATVEHVVVRVTGGSATQLDGPVTVSIAGASLILTNPAGITVGAGGLFTVPGDLVLTTADYVRASSGDRFQVPPFPSEVLPDTAPAHLGFLSGALGALTYEAASLTLTGDLRLVAGDVTVNDATLVANHVAVIASNVGELALATLDVTSMSAPTGMVRLTGVVLTSAMPALVLPAGCGNGFVEAGEECDDGDDMSATTPDACRPGCVAPSCGDGVHDSTEGCDLGAGNSNTAIDGCRTNCEAAGCGDGVKDTGETCDMGAMNSDTTAGACRTDCTFAVCGDGVRVSGEQCDDGSANSDTAVDACRTNCRTASCGDGVPDTGEECDDGPNNSAGAPDACRDDCLLPRCGDRVVDTGEFCDDGPFNSDDEPMRCRVDCQSANGPLDLHGGACDVPTHPGGEWPLGVFVLVAVAVLVPLRRRGL, encoded by the coding sequence ATGGCGTCGTTGACGGGACCAGCGTTTGCGGTGGACGAGTCCAACGGCGCGGTGGTCGGCAACACGCTCTATCTCTCGTTCGGAACGCTGAGCCTCGGCGCGACGGAGTCGCTCGTCATCGACGGTCCGGCCACCGTGGAGCACGTGGTGGTGCGCGTCACGGGCGGCAGTGCCACCCAGCTGGACGGCCCCGTCACCGTCAGCATCGCGGGGGCGTCGTTGATCCTCACCAACCCCGCGGGGATCACGGTTGGCGCGGGGGGGCTGTTCACCGTCCCTGGTGACCTGGTGCTCACCACGGCGGACTACGTGCGCGCATCGAGCGGCGACCGCTTCCAGGTGCCTCCCTTCCCGTCGGAGGTGCTGCCCGACACGGCGCCGGCGCACCTCGGCTTCTTGTCGGGCGCGCTCGGCGCGCTCACCTACGAGGCTGCGTCGCTGACGCTCACGGGCGACCTCCGGCTCGTCGCGGGGGACGTCACGGTGAACGACGCCACGCTGGTGGCCAACCACGTGGCGGTCATCGCCAGCAACGTCGGCGAGCTGGCGCTCGCCACCCTGGACGTGACCAGCATGTCTGCGCCGACGGGCATGGTGCGCTTGACGGGCGTGGTCCTGACCTCCGCGATGCCCGCGCTGGTGCTCCCAGCGGGCTGCGGAAATGGGTTCGTGGAGGCTGGCGAGGAGTGCGATGACGGCGACGACATGAGCGCCACCACGCCAGACGCCTGTCGGCCCGGGTGCGTGGCCCCGAGCTGCGGCGACGGCGTCCACGACAGCACCGAGGGGTGCGACCTGGGGGCGGGCAACTCGAACACCGCCATCGACGGCTGTCGCACCAACTGCGAAGCGGCGGGCTGCGGCGATGGGGTGAAGGACACGGGCGAGACCTGCGACATGGGCGCCATGAACTCGGACACCACGGCTGGCGCGTGCCGCACCGACTGCACCTTCGCGGTGTGCGGCGACGGCGTGCGCGTGTCCGGGGAGCAGTGCGACGACGGGAGCGCCAACTCCGACACGGCCGTGGACGCGTGCCGCACCAACTGCCGCACCGCGAGCTGCGGCGACGGCGTGCCGGACACGGGGGAGGAGTGCGACGACGGGCCCAACAACTCGGCGGGGGCTCCGGACGCGTGCCGGGACGACTGCCTGCTGCCGCGCTGCGGTGACCGCGTAGTGGACACCGGCGAATTCTGCGACGACGGTCCGTTCAACTCGGACGACGAACCCATGCGCTGCCGGGTGGACTGCCAGAGCGCGAACGGCCCGCTCGACCTGCATGGCGGCGCCTGCGATGTGCCCACGCACCCGGGTGGCGAGTGGCCCCTCGGGGTCTTCGTACTGGTCGCTGTGGCGGTGTTGGTGCCGCTGCGTCGTCGCGGGCTCTGA
- a CDS encoding nuclear transport factor 2 family protein yields MTNTLGVRMQRFYERLNVDRERALEELPDLYTDDIAFFCPMETRYGLATFKRSWEFAFASYKMFEFHDFTLVDGSDNFALFYTMKVQMRVGRPMETPVGALFRVRDGKCHEQIDYWDNVGGVASIWVPAFRGYRWAVSKLLSGGRSVEGTPGRMDPIR; encoded by the coding sequence ATGACGAACACGCTCGGCGTCCGAATGCAGAGATTCTATGAGAGGCTCAACGTCGATCGAGAGCGCGCTCTCGAGGAGCTACCAGACCTCTACACGGACGACATCGCCTTCTTCTGTCCCATGGAAACGCGCTACGGTCTCGCGACCTTCAAGCGGTCATGGGAGTTCGCCTTCGCGTCCTACAAGATGTTCGAGTTCCACGACTTCACGCTCGTCGATGGGTCGGACAATTTTGCGCTCTTCTATACGATGAAGGTGCAGATGCGCGTTGGCAGGCCGATGGAGACCCCAGTGGGTGCGCTGTTTCGTGTCCGCGACGGAAAGTGCCATGAGCAGATCGACTACTGGGACAACGTCGGGGGCGTCGCGAGCATCTGGGTCCCGGCCTTTCGGGGATACCGTTGGGCAGTCTCGAAGCTCCTCAGCGGTGGTCGGTCCGTCGAAGGAACCCCCGGCCGTATGGACCCCATCCGCTGA